AGCAGCACTCCCCCGACCACAAATCCGCCGATGGACTGCCACGAGTTCCACGCCCAGGCCTGGCCACCCTCGAGCACGGAGAGAATGAGGAGGGAGAGCGCCGCGGTCAGGAGAGCAGCGCCCGCGTAGTCGATGCGGTGGGAGCGGCGCTCCACGTTCTCGTGAAGGTGTCGCACGAGCATCCATCCCGCGAGGAGGCACAGGGGCACGTTCACGAAGAAAACCCAGCGCCACACGTCGAACTGGGCGAACAGACCGCCGAGGGCAGGACCCGCAACGGATGCCACGGCCCACACGCTCGCGATATAGCCCTGCACACGCGCCCGCTCCGCGACGGTGTAGATGTCACCGGCGATGGTCACGGCCATCGGCTGGACCGCGCCGGCGCCGAGCCCCTGCACAGCGCGGAACGCGATGAGCGCTGGCATGCTCCACGCGAAACCGCACAGGATGGAGCCGACGAGGAAGAGCGCGATTCCGATGAGGATGATCGGCTTGCGGCCGAAAATGTCGGAGAGCTTGGCGTAGATCGGCACGGTGACCGCCTGCGTCAGGAGGTAGATCGAGAACAACCACGGGAACTGGGAGAGGCCGCCGAGTTCGGAGACGATCGTGGGGACTGCCGTCGCCAGGATGGTCGCGTCGATGGCCACCAGTCCCGTGGTCACCATGAGCGAGAGAAGAACGGGACCGCGCTCCGAGCGAAGACCTACAGCTGACGTCATAAGAGAGCCAAGTCTTGCAGGGTGTGCAACATTCCGACGATCACACACCGTCTCGTCGACGGCCGAACTCTAGGCGCCGCGACCACTCGACATCGAGCCCGAGTGCCATCGCCCACGACAGCAGCGGTTCCCGTGTCTCAAGTACCGCGACGGCGCCGGAGTTCGGCTCACGGGGTGCTGTGCGGAGGTCGTGAAGCTGTTGAATCCGCTGTTGCTCGGCGAGCGCCAGATACGCTCGCAATCCGAGAAGCTGCTCTCGCATGAGGGCCCCGTCTCGCGTGAGCGGTCGGTGACGAAGCACCAAAATCAGGCCCAGAACTGCGAGCGCGCCGCCGGCCATCGCGAGCAGCATCGTGACAAGAATCGTCCAGAAGTCCGACGATCCGGCTTCGACCACCGCGACTGCGCCGGCAACGAATGTCAGTGCTGCACAGAGCGCGGCAGT
This genomic window from Antiquaquibacter oligotrophicus contains:
- a CDS encoding MFS transporter, which produces MTSAVGLRSERGPVLLSLMVTTGLVAIDATILATAVPTIVSELGGLSQFPWLFSIYLLTQAVTVPIYAKLSDIFGRKPIILIGIALFLVGSILCGFAWSMPALIAFRAVQGLGAGAVQPMAVTIAGDIYTVAERARVQGYIASVWAVASVAGPALGGLFAQFDVWRWVFFVNVPLCLLAGWMLVRHLHENVERRSHRIDYAGAALLTAALSLLILSVLEGGQAWAWNSWQSIGGFVVGGVLLLAFVLVERRAAEPIVPLWAFTRRLLLTTALIGLGVGALITGVTSFVPVYLEGSLGVPPLIAAIGLATLTLGWPLAASFSGRLYIPLGFRATARIGGAITVAGAAVLAGFAWNPSVVTVAVAGFIIGLGLGLVATSSLISAQSSVEWNERGVVTGMQMFSRSVGSAVGVAAFGAIANSYFGESSAPNPDDITAGSAAVFLVVLGVTIAIWIISFAMPKAPALPVTQD